The Sphingobium aromaticiconvertens genome has a segment encoding these proteins:
- a CDS encoding ATP-grasp domain-containing protein, which yields MRIWFNRGYSLAAIANAIMTAEPSLEIFASVGEGMPQRPGPIETWVEPKVEGEEYIAWVHETIVANKIDIFVPTRHRSLIAQATLPCQVVLPGIIPVLELLEDKYGFAQATKHSPYHLPTRAIASSDALSRAIATFPETNQPGATPCVKPRNGVNGLGFWKLTQGKPTSHLDNPDARMIRNDLYIAALREQEKESPIKELVLMEYLPGPEISFDVLCHKGVMLKYAARTKINGNIQRIQSDHSLGKYVAELVDQFALNGVINVQFRRHNDGSWKLLEINARPAGGSVYSEKVGSRILADWALLIAGRITADQIHHIPIDTQITFNNTVEEVVA from the coding sequence ATGCGTATCTGGTTCAATCGCGGTTATTCCCTCGCAGCTATCGCTAACGCCATCATGACGGCAGAACCCTCCCTGGAAATCTTTGCCAGCGTCGGCGAAGGCATGCCCCAGCGGCCTGGCCCGATTGAAACGTGGGTCGAACCAAAGGTCGAAGGCGAGGAATATATCGCCTGGGTTCACGAAACTATTGTCGCCAATAAAATCGACATATTCGTGCCTACCCGCCACCGCAGCCTCATCGCGCAAGCCACTCTTCCCTGTCAGGTCGTGCTCCCCGGCATCATACCGGTCCTAGAGCTGCTCGAGGACAAATATGGCTTCGCTCAAGCGACGAAGCATTCCCCATACCATCTCCCAACACGCGCAATCGCCTCCAGCGATGCTCTTTCAAGGGCGATCGCAACATTTCCGGAGACCAACCAGCCTGGCGCTACACCCTGCGTGAAGCCCCGCAATGGGGTCAACGGGCTTGGATTCTGGAAACTCACACAGGGCAAGCCTACCAGTCATCTCGACAACCCAGATGCCCGGATGATCCGCAACGACCTCTATATCGCTGCTCTGCGCGAACAGGAGAAGGAATCCCCCATCAAGGAACTCGTCTTGATGGAATATCTACCCGGTCCTGAAATCTCTTTCGACGTGCTTTGCCATAAGGGCGTGATGCTCAAATATGCTGCACGCACGAAGATTAACGGCAACATTCAGCGCATCCAGAGCGACCATTCCCTTGGCAAATATGTCGCTGAGCTTGTTGACCAATTTGCTTTGAACGGAGTGATCAACGTCCAGTTCCGCCGCCACAATGATGGCAGCTGGAAGCTCCTCGAAATCAATGCTCGCCCGGCCGGCGGGTCTGTCTATTCCGAGAAGGTCGGGAGCCGGATCCTTGCCGATTGGGCCCTCCTGATAGCTGGCCGCATCACCGCTGATCAAATTCATCACATCCCGATCGATACGCAAATTACGTTTAACAATACCGTCGAAGAAGTCGTTGCCTAA
- a CDS encoding sucrose-6-phosphate hydrolase — protein sequence MNHMPVALADLDDTLFQTAKKCPDGGTDGLRLMSRLVDGSPSGYATQLQQNMLDWLRIGQVIPVTARSRDVLARVDIEQAPAICSNGGCIVATGGGVDQDWHSHLTAQASTTDSIADVYQALTSDMDTEAFRHWIVSENQLPLFIVIKTNLDNHDVLGDLHANLEVHLPVEWRMHRNGNNLAYLPTWLNKRHAAKYLIEKIRADRPDVPIIGFGDSLSDVGFIDLCDYAMTPTQSQLWKNVIVDNDWIN from the coding sequence ATGAACCATATGCCTGTCGCTCTTGCCGACCTCGACGATACCCTGTTCCAGACCGCCAAAAAATGCCCCGATGGCGGCACCGATGGCCTACGGCTGATGAGCCGTTTGGTCGATGGAAGTCCCAGTGGTTACGCCACCCAACTTCAGCAGAACATGCTGGACTGGCTTCGTATTGGCCAGGTCATCCCCGTGACCGCTCGTAGCCGGGACGTCCTTGCGCGGGTTGATATCGAACAGGCGCCAGCCATCTGTTCCAATGGCGGCTGCATTGTGGCGACCGGCGGCGGGGTCGATCAAGACTGGCACAGCCATCTTACCGCGCAAGCAAGCACAACCGATTCCATCGCCGATGTTTATCAGGCCTTGACCAGCGATATGGACACCGAGGCCTTTCGCCACTGGATCGTCAGCGAAAACCAGCTCCCCCTGTTCATCGTGATAAAGACCAATCTCGACAACCACGATGTCCTGGGCGACCTGCACGCCAATCTCGAGGTTCACCTTCCTGTTGAATGGCGCATGCACCGCAACGGCAATAACCTCGCCTACCTCCCAACCTGGCTCAACAAACGTCACGCGGCAAAATATCTGATCGAGAAAATCCGCGCCGATCGCCCTGACGTCCCCATTATTGGATTCGGGGACAGCCTGTCCGATGTCGGTTTCATTGACCTGTGCGATTACGCAATGACCCCAACGCAGTCTCAACTCTGGAAGAATGTGATTGTCGATAATGATTGGATTAACTGA
- a CDS encoding uracil-DNA glycosylase family protein, whose translation MTKSHLASGIASALDGLPSGMRTRSGSVFYTGFAAFDAPSDLYVLGLNPGGNPNTQCDETVAQHLSDWQTLPDRWSAYSDESWDGKAPGTCGMQPQMLHLFSRLKRDPQAVPASNVCFVRSNNEASLAAEKDRLIEQCWPVHAAVISALDVSTILCLGGTAGRWVREHTGATRLLDRFRETNARGWTSEAHVAKDGRAVVTVTHPSRANWKNPDADPTPLLARILARDND comes from the coding sequence ATGACCAAGAGTCACTTAGCATCCGGGATCGCTTCTGCGTTGGATGGATTGCCTTCCGGGATGCGCACCCGTTCGGGATCGGTCTTCTACACCGGTTTCGCGGCCTTCGATGCACCGTCGGATTTGTATGTGCTCGGTCTTAATCCGGGTGGCAATCCGAACACCCAATGCGACGAGACAGTCGCCCAACATCTATCCGACTGGCAAACCCTGCCCGACCGATGGTCTGCTTATTCGGATGAATCCTGGGACGGCAAGGCTCCGGGTACGTGTGGTATGCAACCACAGATGCTCCACCTCTTTTCGCGACTGAAGCGCGATCCTCAGGCGGTGCCCGCCAGCAATGTCTGCTTCGTCCGCTCGAACAACGAAGCCTCACTCGCTGCGGAAAAAGACCGGCTGATCGAACAATGTTGGCCAGTCCATGCTGCGGTGATTTCAGCGTTGGACGTTTCGACAATCCTCTGCCTGGGCGGCACGGCCGGTCGCTGGGTTCGCGAACATACTGGGGCGACCCGACTCTTGGATAGATTCCGGGAAACAAACGCGAGGGGTTGGACCAGCGAGGCGCATGTCGCGAAAGACGGACGGGCGGTCGTCACGGTGACGCATCCTAGTCGGGCGAACTGGAAAAATCCTGATGCGGATCCGACGCCGTTGCTGGCGCGGATTTTAGCGCGAGACAATGACTGA
- a CDS encoding cysteine protease StiP family protein, giving the protein MIGLTEHTVQSGGKTLHFSGTFHPSDVEILLKPAEIAQTDIAEKELLIQSGRKHYSEMLSPEKVPDERYMQLYREAMARNAGRLKGDIHTLATQIARRPETTQECVIISLARAGTPIGVLLKRALENEGVVVHHYSVSIIRGRGIDINALKLIKSRHGSDSSIFVDGWTGKGAIKRELDQSISQADIGFKSYLAVVADPAGRADLAATTEDYVIPSGLLNGIVSGLISRSVLTEHLVGPDDFHACLFQEDHRPHDITNGFLDAVGIADSEVGGISWTPAIATQARMDSIRLVQALMDFANVTDINRIKPGIAEATRAILRRVPDLVLVRDVKDPEIQHMLHIAAKSGVEVLERDLYNYRAVTIIKKLNGEQE; this is encoded by the coding sequence ATGATTGGATTAACTGAGCATACTGTCCAGTCAGGAGGAAAAACGTTGCACTTTTCGGGAACTTTCCACCCTTCCGATGTTGAGATTCTACTCAAACCTGCCGAGATCGCCCAAACGGATATCGCCGAAAAAGAACTTCTGATCCAATCGGGCCGCAAGCATTATTCCGAAATGCTATCCCCTGAAAAAGTTCCTGATGAGCGCTATATGCAGCTCTACCGAGAAGCCATGGCAAGAAACGCCGGCCGATTGAAGGGGGACATCCACACACTGGCGACCCAAATCGCCAGGCGCCCTGAAACCACGCAAGAATGTGTGATCATCTCGCTTGCGCGGGCTGGAACGCCAATTGGCGTTCTTCTTAAGCGTGCGCTGGAGAACGAGGGCGTCGTCGTTCATCATTATTCCGTGAGCATTATCCGGGGTCGAGGAATCGACATCAATGCCCTGAAGCTCATCAAATCCCGGCATGGCTCTGATTCCAGCATTTTCGTTGACGGCTGGACCGGCAAGGGCGCGATAAAGAGAGAACTGGATCAGTCCATTTCACAAGCAGATATAGGCTTCAAATCTTATCTGGCCGTTGTAGCAGACCCTGCCGGCCGAGCCGATCTCGCGGCCACGACCGAAGATTATGTAATCCCAAGCGGCTTGCTGAACGGAATCGTCTCTGGGCTCATAAGCCGCTCGGTCCTGACTGAGCACCTAGTAGGACCAGATGATTTTCATGCCTGCCTCTTCCAGGAAGACCACCGGCCGCATGATATCACCAACGGCTTCCTCGATGCCGTCGGAATTGCTGACAGTGAGGTTGGTGGCATTTCCTGGACCCCAGCTATCGCAACCCAGGCTCGCATGGACAGCATCCGTCTCGTTCAGGCCCTTATGGACTTTGCGAACGTCACCGACATCAACAGGATCAAGCCAGGAATTGCCGAAGCAACGCGAGCCATTTTACGGCGGGTCCCAGACCTTGTCCTTGTGAGGGATGTCAAAGATCCTGAAATTCAACACATGCTTCACATCGCGGCGAAATCGGGTGTCGAAGTGCTTGAACGAGACCTCTACAATTATCGTGCTGTCACAATTATCAAGAAGCTCAACGGTGAACAAGAATGA
- a CDS encoding serine protease: MIEDGVKFQLGRTNRELQPIAVDHLHDLALLQGDVQGSPIALRLGAPIWLGENVLASGYPLMDVLGADLKVTTGNISGLTGSGGDVSRFQFTAPIGSGSSGGAIIDECGNLIGVTSASLAHGNMRERGSISENVNFGIRSALVHEMIAAAGFTPEPTPISTNNDRRHVVQRMRDCVVSIIVHT, from the coding sequence GTGATCGAGGACGGAGTGAAATTCCAACTCGGCCGGACCAATCGGGAACTCCAGCCGATCGCTGTAGACCACCTTCATGATCTGGCGCTGCTGCAAGGGGATGTTCAGGGGTCTCCCATAGCGCTGCGCCTTGGCGCTCCCATCTGGCTGGGTGAGAATGTGCTCGCGTCAGGATACCCCCTCATGGATGTGCTGGGGGCCGACCTCAAGGTCACCACGGGCAATATCTCTGGCCTGACCGGCAGCGGCGGGGATGTCTCGCGGTTCCAATTTACCGCACCCATCGGCTCCGGCTCATCCGGTGGCGCCATTATTGACGAATGCGGCAACCTTATCGGCGTAACCTCAGCCTCTCTGGCGCACGGCAATATGCGTGAGCGAGGCTCAATCTCGGAGAATGTGAACTTTGGCATTCGCAGCGCCCTTGTCCATGAGATGATCGCGGCCGCCGGCTTCACGCCCGAACCAACACCGATCTCGACCAACAATGACCGGCGCCACGTGGTGCAACGCATGCGCGATTGCGTCGTCAGCATCATCGTACATACCTAA
- a CDS encoding DUF6804 family protein, translating to MTALKYPPLWMTKLVAAANLLAILDLPYGYYQLLRLVVTGYGAYVSYLYFKQGLSAWAWSFAFIALLYNPVFLITMSKEFHGVVNVLVAVAILVEWKIARAIAGQAEFPDWMTKNRGDFQVPFSSSEKSIGYSDDTMAAGPTVVEAASGGWSRSYIVAGLAVAAIVVVAVLGWLMPPQIEPPVHPPRVAQEQVLLKPSPEAPTAGPELAAGETFEWSAETASSETVRQVGPLVVRITRKTDGDLAAPVITVSRGADSVTMVGEMVSSGYTHRISAVRNIAGAPSVVMLQSFSGGAHCCNNVQLSGLSGGQMKVIDLGAWDGDEIPVPTDLNGDGLADFVERDNAFLYAFAAYAMSYAPPTILNVTGGRIVDVSRRGAYRRLYLDEMAKAGETCRTASDGMSRNGACPSYVASAARVGLLDEAWTDMLRSYSATEDWAYPTGCALKTGNECPEVSRVVYKSYPEALLAFLKEHGYVDAGWMPRATIGDEVNMGGETGAVETY from the coding sequence GTGACGGCATTGAAATATCCACCGCTGTGGATGACGAAGCTAGTAGCCGCCGCAAACCTGTTGGCTATACTCGACTTACCTTACGGGTATTACCAACTGCTCAGGCTGGTCGTGACCGGGTACGGCGCTTATGTGTCATATTTGTACTTCAAGCAGGGGTTGTCCGCGTGGGCGTGGAGCTTCGCCTTTATCGCGCTACTCTATAATCCTGTGTTCCTTATCACTATGTCCAAAGAGTTCCATGGTGTGGTCAATGTCTTAGTGGCAGTTGCCATTCTTGTAGAATGGAAGATAGCACGTGCTATTGCTGGGCAAGCAGAATTTCCGGACTGGATGACGAAGAATCGTGGGGACTTCCAGGTTCCCTTCTCGTCATCTGAAAAATCGATAGGCTATTCGGACGACACGATGGCGGCCGGTCCCACCGTGGTGGAAGCAGCCAGTGGCGGCTGGTCCCGGTCATATATCGTGGCCGGACTGGCGGTCGCTGCAATCGTGGTGGTCGCCGTGCTCGGCTGGCTCATGCCACCACAGATCGAACCGCCAGTCCACCCCCCTCGGGTCGCGCAAGAACAAGTTCTGCTTAAGCCATCGCCTGAAGCCCCCACTGCGGGGCCCGAGCTAGCGGCAGGTGAGACATTCGAGTGGAGCGCTGAAACGGCTTCCTCCGAAACAGTGCGGCAGGTCGGCCCACTTGTGGTGCGCATTACGCGCAAGACCGACGGTGACCTAGCCGCCCCTGTGATCACGGTATCGAGGGGAGCCGATTCTGTAACAATGGTCGGCGAAATGGTGTCCAGCGGCTACACGCACCGCATCTCAGCCGTACGCAACATTGCGGGTGCGCCGTCGGTCGTCATGCTGCAGAGTTTCAGCGGCGGCGCGCACTGTTGCAACAACGTGCAGCTGTCAGGTCTCTCGGGTGGCCAGATGAAGGTCATTGATCTGGGGGCCTGGGACGGCGACGAGATTCCTGTGCCGACTGATCTAAATGGGGACGGCCTGGCCGATTTTGTCGAGCGGGACAACGCCTTCCTCTATGCCTTTGCGGCTTACGCGATGAGTTATGCGCCGCCAACGATCCTCAATGTGACCGGCGGCCGCATCGTCGACGTATCACGACGAGGGGCATATCGCAGGCTCTACCTAGACGAGATGGCGAAGGCGGGCGAGACATGTCGCACGGCTTCGGACGGCATGTCTCGCAACGGCGCCTGCCCGTCCTACGTGGCGTCGGCGGCGCGCGTCGGCTTGCTCGACGAGGCTTGGACTGACATGCTACGGTCCTATTCGGCGACCGAAGACTGGGCGTACCCGACGGGCTGCGCGCTCAAGACTGGGAATGAGTGCCCAGAGGTGTCGCGCGTCGTGTATAAGAGCTACCCCGAGGCGTTGTTGGCATTCCTCAAGGAGCATGGCTACGTTGATGCGGGCTGGATGCCGCGTGCGACTATAGGGGACGAAGTAAATATGGGCGGAGAAACGGGAGCGGTCGAAACCTACTGA
- a CDS encoding phosphoribosyltransferase domain-containing protein, producing MTLTLNVSETIALPTGQLTLTVDNGPPLETLCDFAARANPKRGFLIVSKVLGRHLPAAPGAMRETMRDLAAKLPADLPQPVVFLGMAETATALGQGIFAAYLDLHPGCDAIYLQTSRQRVANANVMTSFEEGHSHATTHLIQIADPHLEMASRNARTLVIVDDECSTGKTYVAAAESMSKFIPNLRAIETCCITDWSGGSYIPLMPKPTTGHAILHGSMEWEAGTIPNPNTLAQGSNTPGTAPQTGMRSRSGLRTAETALRSPISAAPNERVLVLGDGEHSYEALLVAEEVQAQGGIAAVQCITRSPALQGHAMNTRSTFTDAYGSGAPCFLYNILGHKPDRIMIVTEIEENQQAEAKAALAELGADLPVDIIVCSYAPEKAVS from the coding sequence ATGACCTTGACCCTAAACGTGTCGGAAACAATTGCCCTGCCGACGGGGCAGCTAACACTGACCGTGGATAACGGCCCGCCGCTGGAAACCCTTTGTGATTTTGCGGCCCGAGCCAACCCAAAGCGCGGATTTCTCATCGTTTCGAAGGTTCTGGGACGTCACCTTCCCGCTGCTCCTGGCGCCATGCGCGAAACCATGCGCGATTTGGCGGCCAAGTTGCCCGCAGACCTCCCACAGCCAGTGGTGTTCCTCGGCATGGCGGAAACCGCGACAGCATTGGGTCAAGGCATCTTCGCAGCTTATCTTGACCTGCACCCCGGCTGTGATGCCATTTATCTCCAAACCTCGCGGCAGCGGGTGGCTAATGCCAATGTCATGACCTCATTCGAAGAAGGTCATAGCCATGCCACCACCCATCTTATCCAGATCGCCGATCCCCATCTCGAGATGGCTTCGCGAAATGCCAGAACGCTCGTTATCGTCGATGACGAATGCAGCACGGGCAAAACCTATGTTGCCGCTGCTGAATCGATGAGCAAATTCATTCCCAACCTCCGGGCAATCGAAACCTGCTGTATCACCGATTGGAGTGGGGGTAGCTATATCCCCCTTATGCCCAAGCCCACCACGGGACATGCCATACTGCATGGCTCGATGGAGTGGGAGGCCGGCACCATTCCTAACCCGAACACACTCGCCCAAGGGTCCAACACCCCTGGCACAGCGCCACAAACAGGCATGCGGAGCCGGTCTGGACTTCGCACAGCTGAAACAGCCTTACGGTCTCCCATCTCTGCCGCTCCGAACGAACGCGTCTTAGTGTTGGGGGATGGTGAACATTCCTATGAGGCCCTTCTCGTCGCCGAGGAAGTCCAGGCTCAGGGGGGGATCGCGGCCGTCCAGTGCATTACCCGTAGCCCTGCCCTGCAAGGCCACGCAATGAACACCCGGTCCACCTTCACCGACGCCTACGGCAGCGGTGCCCCCTGCTTTCTCTATAACATTCTGGGACACAAACCGGATCGAATTATGATTGTGACTGAGATCGAAGAAAACCAGCAAGCCGAAGCAAAGGCCGCCTTGGCAGAGCTCGGTGCTGATCTGCCAGTCGATATCATTGTCTGCTCCTACGCCCCCGAAAAGGCCGTATCATGA
- a CDS encoding type II toxin-antitoxin system RelE/ParE family toxin codes for MIVSLSAEAEYDLKTIGDYIARDNPVRAITSLQELRTRSLLLAEIPERFPLVPRNAARGSSSFGVTMAN; via the coding sequence ATGATCGTTTCTCTGTCGGCCGAGGCCGAATATGATCTTAAGACAATCGGTGATTATATCGCTCGCGATAATCCGGTTCGTGCCATCACATCCCTGCAGGAACTGCGCACCCGAAGTCTCCTGCTGGCCGAGATACCTGAGCGTTTCCCGCTAGTCCCCCGAAACGCCGCCAGAGGATCCTCCTCCTTCGGGGTGACGATGGCCAACTAA
- a CDS encoding DUF4236 domain-containing protein produces MGFRFSKRISILPGVRINLSKSGASLSVGPRGASVTIGKQGVHGNVGIPGTGLSYRERLDKPSRTRVSDDRPQPSPKPELPGRVVVKIVEDQTEFFDDAEIPLDPSLIPSAKKALGDQLKDFLESHVESRNDSLDALGKLHHDIPTFLGSIPSTGGNKPQKEAFGSQEAYMDALMCWRAEQANSGPDQTALENALLGALGTLQWPYETNIGIDFTDGRLLLDVDLPEIEAMPESRWTTDHRRCSLISKALTKQQVAGLYVEHICSLILRLIGHSMAVSEGIKNVAISAYTQRNATLGRPDDEYVATVEISRGDWDQIDCTKMPAIDPQNLLRRYGACIETNARGILLVQRAII; encoded by the coding sequence ATGGGTTTCAGGTTCAGCAAGCGGATTTCCATCCTGCCAGGTGTTCGCATCAACCTAAGCAAATCAGGCGCTTCCCTTTCGGTTGGACCACGAGGCGCATCAGTCACAATCGGAAAACAGGGTGTGCATGGCAATGTCGGCATACCTGGCACCGGCCTTAGCTATCGTGAGCGGCTGGATAAGCCATCACGCACAAGGGTCTCCGATGATCGCCCCCAGCCTTCCCCAAAGCCCGAATTGCCAGGCCGGGTTGTCGTCAAAATTGTCGAGGATCAGACGGAATTTTTCGATGACGCTGAGATCCCCCTCGATCCATCCCTCATTCCGTCTGCCAAAAAGGCCTTGGGCGATCAGCTGAAGGATTTTCTCGAAAGCCATGTCGAGAGCAGGAATGACAGTCTTGATGCTTTAGGCAAGCTGCACCACGACATCCCGACCTTTCTTGGCTCCATCCCTTCCACCGGCGGCAACAAGCCGCAGAAGGAGGCGTTTGGATCACAAGAAGCCTATATGGACGCGCTCATGTGTTGGCGAGCCGAGCAAGCCAATAGCGGCCCTGATCAAACTGCCTTGGAAAATGCGCTTCTAGGCGCGCTTGGCACCCTTCAATGGCCCTATGAAACCAATATTGGGATAGATTTTACAGACGGCCGCCTTCTGCTTGACGTGGACCTCCCTGAAATAGAAGCCATGCCAGAGAGCCGTTGGACCACCGACCACCGGCGCTGCTCCCTTATTTCAAAGGCTTTAACCAAGCAACAAGTAGCTGGCCTCTATGTCGAGCATATATGCTCCTTGATCCTTCGCCTGATCGGTCATTCCATGGCTGTCAGCGAGGGCATCAAAAATGTCGCCATATCTGCTTATACCCAGCGGAATGCGACCTTGGGCCGACCTGACGACGAATATGTCGCCACTGTCGAGATTTCACGTGGCGACTGGGACCAGATCGATTGCACAAAAATGCCGGCAATCGATCCACAAAACCTGCTTCGCCGCTATGGAGCATGTATCGAAACAAACGCGCGCGGAATTCTGCTAGTCCAACGCGCGATTATATGA
- a CDS encoding HpcH/HpaI aldolase/citrate lyase family protein: MNAIELGATLYTPGLHPTALSNAYGAIAHQRSMVICLEDAVRDDQIDLAEENLAEILNAFRAKKPSIHVFIRPRNIEMLVRILKMRGVETVAGFVLPKVTTLSLASWLSVLVHEQHAFMPTIEGDEAFDLTALSRLRDQLLPYSERIPAIRIGGNDILNLFAVRRSRVRTAYDGPLSIVIRNITAIFAPHGFGVAAPVFEHFSDHDLLAQEVEIDIEHGLMTKTAVHPSQIALIQSLYQPSVSEMAEARAILDSNAPAVFGSEGSMCEPATHIRWAGGVIQRAQIYGVADQLISAQCMVA, encoded by the coding sequence ATGAATGCTATTGAACTGGGTGCCACGCTCTACACACCCGGCCTCCATCCGACAGCGTTGAGCAACGCCTATGGTGCGATCGCACATCAGCGCTCGATGGTGATCTGCCTGGAAGACGCCGTTCGGGATGATCAGATCGATCTGGCAGAGGAGAACCTCGCAGAAATCTTAAATGCATTCCGAGCTAAAAAGCCTTCCATTCATGTGTTCATTCGCCCCCGCAATATCGAAATGCTGGTCCGAATTCTCAAGATGCGCGGCGTCGAAACCGTCGCTGGCTTTGTCCTACCAAAAGTGACGACCCTCAGCCTTGCCAGCTGGCTTTCCGTGTTGGTACATGAACAGCATGCATTCATGCCCACGATCGAGGGCGACGAGGCTTTCGATCTGACGGCCCTCAGTCGCTTGCGCGATCAATTGCTGCCCTATTCAGAGCGGATCCCAGCCATCCGCATCGGCGGCAATGATATCCTCAACCTGTTCGCCGTGCGGCGTTCTCGCGTTCGAACAGCCTATGATGGCCCCTTGAGCATCGTCATTCGCAACATTACCGCCATCTTTGCCCCTCACGGCTTTGGAGTTGCCGCCCCTGTATTCGAGCATTTTAGCGACCATGATCTGCTCGCACAGGAGGTGGAGATCGACATTGAACACGGTCTGATGACCAAGACCGCTGTCCATCCCAGTCAGATCGCCCTTATCCAAAGCCTTTACCAACCATCTGTATCTGAGATGGCCGAGGCGCGGGCAATACTCGATAGTAATGCCCCTGCCGTGTTTGGATCCGAGGGCAGTATGTGCGAACCGGCGACCCACATCCGGTGGGCCGGCGGCGTCATCCAGCGCGCCCAAATCTATGGGGTCGCTGATCAGTTGATCAGCGCCCAATGCATGGTGGCCTAA
- a CDS encoding VWA domain-containing protein, producing the protein MPTGKKGFFGGDAKTGGESIGYGNNEPVIMNAILEQQPQKRSTPLFIIFLTDGGIDGSTSKVIQKILRDTSGKPIFWQFIGVGKANYGVLRELDAITGRVVDNAGFFSVDDLSEISDDDLYDRILSEFPLWLKAARTANILP; encoded by the coding sequence GTGCCAACCGGCAAGAAAGGATTCTTCGGCGGGGACGCCAAAACGGGTGGGGAATCGATCGGCTACGGCAACAATGAGCCGGTCATCATGAATGCGATTCTGGAACAGCAGCCTCAGAAACGAAGCACCCCGCTGTTCATCATATTCCTCACCGACGGCGGGATTGACGGCTCAACCTCCAAGGTCATCCAGAAAATTCTTCGGGATACATCAGGGAAGCCAATTTTCTGGCAATTCATCGGCGTCGGAAAAGCCAATTATGGTGTGCTGCGCGAGCTCGACGCGATCACCGGTCGTGTCGTCGACAATGCCGGGTTCTTCAGCGTCGACGACCTATCAGAAATTTCGGACGATGACCTCTATGATCGTATCCTGTCGGAGTTCCCACTCTGGCTCAAAGCCGCTCGCACGGCAAACATCCTGCCATAA